In one window of Meiothermus sp. DNA:
- a CDS encoding ABC transporter ATP-binding protein, with translation MSILLEIQGLQTFYGPSQVLFNVNLTIQEGQVATLLGRNGMGKTTTVRSILGLTPARKGLISFAGRRIEALPPEQIAALGIAVVPEGRQIFPNLTVKENLIAFAANRNQSPQPWTLPRIYELFPRLQERQHNLGNQLSGGEQQMLAIGRALMTNPRLLILDEATEGLAPLLREEIWRVLRLLKQSGQTILVIDKYVERLIALADQHTILERGRVVWQGNSEALGAQPELWKRYLSV, from the coding sequence ATGAGCATCCTGCTGGAAATTCAAGGCTTACAAACCTTCTACGGCCCCAGCCAGGTTTTGTTCAATGTCAACCTGACCATCCAGGAAGGCCAGGTGGCCACCCTGCTGGGCCGCAACGGGATGGGAAAAACCACCACCGTGCGCTCCATCCTGGGCCTGACCCCTGCCCGAAAGGGCCTGATCAGCTTTGCCGGTCGGCGTATCGAAGCCCTTCCACCCGAGCAGATTGCCGCTTTAGGCATCGCGGTGGTGCCCGAGGGGCGGCAGATCTTCCCCAACCTGACGGTGAAGGAAAACCTGATTGCCTTCGCCGCTAACCGCAACCAAAGCCCCCAGCCTTGGACGCTGCCACGCATTTACGAACTTTTCCCCCGCCTGCAAGAGCGGCAGCACAACCTAGGCAACCAGCTCTCCGGCGGCGAGCAGCAGATGCTGGCCATTGGCCGTGCCCTGATGACCAACCCCCGGTTGTTAATTCTGGATGAGGCCACCGAAGGGCTGGCCCCACTCTTACGCGAGGAAATCTGGCGCGTGCTCCGACTCCTCAAGCAAAGCGGCCAGACCATTCTGGTGATTGACAAGTACGTGGAGCGGCTGATTGCCCTGGCCGACCAGCACACCATCCTCGAGCGTGGGCGGGTGGTCTGGCAGGGCAACTCAGAGGCCCTGGGGGCCCAGCCCGAGCTGTGGAAGCGGTATCTGAGCGTATAG
- a CDS encoding ABC transporter substrate-binding protein: protein MKRILWLMVLLGLVGFSLSLAQPRTVKIGFVSTLSGGGAALGIDARDGFNLAVRLLNNQLGGVPVEVIVADDQQNPDVARQAVDRMLKRERVDFMTGIIFSNILLAVGDAIFEEKIHYISLNAGPSEYAGERCNPYFFNVAWQNDNLHEAMGRYVNTRRFENVFILAPNYPAGRDALTGFKRFYKGKIAAEVYNRLNQLDFSAEIAQIRAARPKAVYTFQPGAMGVNFIKQYAEAGLLREIPLFLPGFSADADVIRAVGRPMVGIYNSSHWALELNNPVNQRFVEEFRKAYNRTPTLYASQGYDAALMLDAAIRAVGGDVSRKDDLRKAFLAGFNSTRGPLKFNPNGYPIQNYYLRQVVQAPNGEIINRLAGNIFSNHSDAYVSQCKLK from the coding sequence ATGAAAAGAATACTTTGGCTAATGGTTTTGTTGGGGTTGGTAGGTTTCTCGCTCTCGCTGGCCCAGCCGCGCACGGTCAAGATCGGCTTCGTCAGCACGCTTTCCGGCGGCGGCGCGGCCCTGGGCATTGATGCCCGCGACGGCTTCAACCTGGCGGTGCGGCTTTTGAATAACCAGCTGGGGGGTGTGCCGGTAGAGGTCATCGTGGCCGACGACCAGCAAAACCCCGATGTGGCTCGGCAGGCCGTGGATCGGATGCTCAAACGCGAGCGGGTCGACTTCATGACCGGCATCATCTTCTCCAACATCCTGCTGGCCGTGGGCGATGCCATTTTCGAAGAAAAAATCCACTACATCAGCTTGAATGCGGGGCCCTCAGAATATGCCGGGGAGCGCTGCAATCCCTACTTCTTCAACGTGGCCTGGCAGAACGACAACCTGCACGAGGCCATGGGCCGGTACGTCAACACCCGCCGCTTTGAGAACGTCTTCATCCTGGCCCCCAACTACCCCGCCGGGCGCGATGCCCTGACCGGTTTCAAGCGCTTCTACAAGGGCAAGATTGCAGCAGAGGTCTATAACCGCCTCAACCAGCTTGACTTCTCTGCCGAGATTGCTCAGATTCGCGCGGCCAGGCCCAAAGCGGTCTACACCTTCCAGCCCGGCGCGATGGGCGTGAACTTCATCAAGCAGTATGCCGAGGCCGGTCTGCTACGTGAAATTCCTCTGTTCTTGCCGGGCTTTTCTGCCGATGCCGATGTAATCCGGGCCGTGGGCCGTCCGATGGTGGGCATCTACAACAGCTCGCACTGGGCCTTGGAGCTCAACAACCCGGTCAACCAGCGCTTTGTGGAGGAGTTCCGCAAAGCCTATAACCGCACCCCCACCCTCTATGCTTCACAGGGCTACGATGCAGCCTTGATGCTGGATGCAGCCATCCGGGCCGTGGGGGGCGATGTTTCCAGGAAAGACGACCTGCGTAAAGCCTTCCTGGCCGGCTTTAATAGCACCCGGGGGCCCCTCAAGTTCAACCCAAACGGCTACCCCATCCAGAACTACTACCTGCGCCAGGTGGTGCAGGCCCCGAACGGCGAGATCATCAACCGGCTGGCGGGCAACATTTTCTCCAACCACAGCGATGCCTATGTCTCGCAGTGCAAACTGAAGTAA
- a CDS encoding branched-chain amino acid ABC transporter permease — MPRYWPIPLVLLGLLLVFPPIASATGLEFYTGLITKIMIFALAASSLNLILGYGGMVSFGHAAYFGVGAYAAAILAREGVSSAWVIWPVAMVLSGLLAFLIGAICLRTRGVYFIMITLAFAQMIYFLVVSFKQYGGEDGLRARRPDFGLFELSDTTLYYLTLAVLAAVLYGLYRLVNSRFGRVLQAIRENESRAAAIGYPVYQFQLAAFVIAGALAGLAGVLMAHYTQYASPNLLAWQQSGHLMMMVILGGVGQFWGGVLGAATLLIVEEILQDLTIYWQLGVGLILLLIVLFAPMGIAGLFGRRAR; from the coding sequence ATGCCACGCTACTGGCCAATTCCCCTGGTGCTGCTGGGCCTCTTGCTGGTGTTTCCACCCATCGCAAGTGCCACCGGACTGGAGTTTTATACGGGCCTTATCACCAAAATAATGATCTTTGCACTGGCCGCTAGCAGCCTCAACCTGATTCTAGGTTATGGCGGCATGGTGAGCTTTGGGCATGCGGCCTATTTTGGCGTGGGAGCCTATGCAGCAGCCATTTTGGCCCGTGAGGGCGTGAGCTCGGCCTGGGTGATATGGCCGGTGGCCATGGTTCTTTCTGGCTTGCTGGCCTTCTTGATTGGGGCCATCTGCCTGCGTACCCGGGGTGTTTACTTCATCATGATTACCCTGGCCTTCGCGCAGATGATCTACTTTTTGGTGGTCTCCTTCAAGCAGTATGGGGGTGAGGACGGGCTGCGAGCCCGACGGCCCGATTTTGGGCTCTTTGAGCTCTCCGACACCACCCTCTATTACCTGACCCTGGCCGTGCTGGCAGCCGTGCTCTACGGGTTGTACCGGCTGGTGAACTCGAGGTTCGGGCGCGTGCTGCAGGCCATCCGCGAGAACGAGAGCCGAGCCGCCGCTATCGGCTATCCGGTCTACCAGTTTCAACTGGCGGCCTTTGTGATTGCCGGGGCGCTGGCGGGGCTGGCCGGGGTGCTGATGGCCCATTACACCCAGTACGCCTCGCCCAACCTGCTGGCCTGGCAACAGTCCGGCCACCTGATGATGATGGTCATTCTGGGAGGCGTGGGGCAGTTTTGGGGTGGGGTGCTGGGGGCTGCAACGCTGCTCATTGTGGAAGAAATCCTGCAAGACCTCACCATCTACTGGCAACTGGGGGTGGGCCTGATTCTCTTGCTGATTGTGCTGTTCGCGCCCATGGGCATCGCAGGGCTGTTTGGGCGGAGGGCGCGATGA
- a CDS encoding ABC transporter ATP-binding protein, with product MSLLAIEHLTRQFGGLAAVNDCNLTVEPGEVHALIGPNGAGKTTLINLISGVLSPTKGRIRFDGHDITHTPQHQRVRLGLARTFQITNLFKRYTVLENLELAVQARSGSSFRFWSPVKQEKALREEAEQIAELLGLTARNHTEVAQLSHGEQRQLEVGLALACQPKMLLLDEPMAGMGPEESGRMVELIAKLGQSVTILLVEHDMDAVFRLARRISVLVYGQVIASGPPEEIRAHPDVHKAYLGDDPGGKHA from the coding sequence ATGAGTCTGTTGGCTATTGAACACCTCACCAGGCAGTTTGGTGGATTGGCGGCGGTAAACGACTGCAACCTTACGGTGGAACCGGGTGAGGTTCATGCCCTGATCGGCCCCAACGGCGCCGGAAAGACTACTTTGATTAATCTGATCAGCGGTGTCCTCTCGCCAACCAAAGGCCGGATCCGCTTTGATGGACACGATATTACCCACACCCCCCAGCACCAGCGGGTGCGGCTGGGGCTGGCCCGCACCTTTCAGATTACCAACCTCTTCAAGCGCTACACCGTGCTGGAGAACCTCGAGCTGGCCGTACAAGCCCGCAGCGGCAGCAGTTTTCGCTTCTGGAGTCCGGTCAAGCAGGAAAAAGCGCTGCGTGAGGAAGCCGAACAAATTGCGGAACTGCTGGGCCTGACCGCCCGCAACCACACAGAAGTAGCCCAGCTCTCGCATGGTGAGCAGCGGCAGCTCGAGGTAGGACTGGCCCTGGCCTGCCAACCGAAAATGCTGCTGCTCGACGAACCGATGGCCGGCATGGGGCCAGAGGAGTCGGGGCGCATGGTGGAGCTCATTGCCAAACTTGGGCAGAGCGTAACCATCCTGCTGGTGGAGCACGATATGGACGCGGTCTTCCGGCTAGCCCGGCGCATCTCGGTGCTTGTCTACGGGCAGGTGATCGCCTCGGGCCCTCCGGAGGAAATCCGGGCCCACCCCGACGTACACAAGGCATACCTGGGCGACGACCCCGGAGGCAAGCACGCATGA
- the kynU gene encoding kynureninase: MTQAEIEALDLSDPLAAKREAFAIPEGLVYLDGNSLGVLSKTVQQHLEHVVTEQWGRDLIRSWNTHGWVDLPLKVGAKIARLIGAEEGEVVAADSTSVNLFKVLLAALKLRPERKVIVSDIDNFPTDLYIAQGVVQLLGSFELRLVKKDEIEAALDHQTAVLMLTEVDYRTGYRYDMAGLTRLAHDKGALVIWDLAHSAGAFPVHLNRDGVDFAVGCGYKYLNGGPGAPAFLFVARRHQPHAFPFLSGWMGHQAPFAFVPEYVAAEDIRRLTVGTPAVLSMSALDAALEVFADVELEVVREKSLKLTDLFIDLMAPLAARYGFELVTPKEHTQRGSQVSYRHPEGYAIMQALISQGVIGDFRTPDIMRFGFTPLYLRFADVPEAVGRLERVMRLELWKDPRFSQRAKVT, encoded by the coding sequence ATGACCCAAGCCGAGATAGAAGCCCTGGACCTTAGCGACCCCCTGGCCGCCAAACGCGAGGCCTTTGCCATCCCCGAGGGGCTGGTATACCTGGATGGCAACTCGTTGGGGGTGCTCTCCAAAACGGTACAACAACACCTGGAGCACGTGGTGACAGAGCAGTGGGGCCGTGACCTGATCCGAAGCTGGAACACCCATGGCTGGGTGGACCTGCCGCTCAAGGTGGGGGCCAAAATCGCCCGGCTGATTGGCGCTGAAGAGGGCGAGGTGGTGGCCGCCGACTCGACCTCGGTCAACCTGTTCAAAGTGCTGTTGGCAGCCTTGAAGCTGCGCCCGGAACGCAAGGTAATCGTCTCGGACATCGACAACTTTCCCACCGACCTCTACATCGCCCAGGGGGTTGTCCAGCTTCTTGGGAGTTTCGAGCTGCGCCTGGTAAAGAAAGATGAAATCGAAGCCGCCCTCGACCACCAGACTGCCGTGCTGATGCTAACCGAGGTGGACTACCGCACCGGCTACCGCTACGACATGGCCGGTCTGACCCGGCTGGCCCACGATAAGGGGGCCCTGGTCATCTGGGATCTAGCCCACAGCGCAGGAGCCTTTCCGGTACACCTGAACCGGGACGGGGTGGACTTTGCGGTGGGTTGCGGCTACAAGTACCTGAACGGCGGCCCCGGCGCACCGGCCTTCTTGTTTGTGGCCCGGCGGCATCAGCCACACGCCTTTCCTTTTCTGTCGGGCTGGATGGGCCACCAGGCCCCCTTTGCCTTTGTACCGGAGTACGTGGCCGCCGAGGACATCCGGCGGCTTACCGTGGGCACGCCTGCGGTGCTCTCGATGAGTGCCCTGGACGCGGCGCTCGAGGTGTTCGCGGACGTGGAACTGGAAGTAGTACGGGAAAAGTCGCTCAAGCTGACCGACCTGTTTATCGATTTGATGGCGCCGCTGGCCGCCCGCTACGGTTTTGAGCTGGTCACGCCCAAGGAGCACACCCAGCGCGGCAGCCAGGTCTCTTACCGACACCCCGAGGGCTATGCCATCATGCAAGCGCTTATCAGCCAGGGGGTGATTGGCGACTTCCGCACGCCCGACATCATGCGCTTTGGTTTCACCCCGCTTTACCTGCGCTTTGCGGATGTGCCAGAGGCCGTAGGGCGATTGGAGCGCGTGATGCGACTGGAGCTATGGAAAGACCCACGCTTTAGCCAAAGGGCCAAGGTGACCTGA
- a CDS encoding RidA family protein, with protein MERTQESPQILQPPGWARPKGYANGIAARGRLVFIAGMIGWNPQGVFETDDFVGQTRQALQNILETLAQAGGRPEHLVRLTWFITSKQEYLASLDALGAAYREVMGRHYPTMSVVEVRALMEDQAKVEIEATAVIPD; from the coding sequence GTGGAACGCACCCAGGAGAGCCCGCAAATCCTGCAACCGCCCGGCTGGGCCAGACCCAAAGGCTACGCCAATGGCATCGCTGCGCGGGGCCGGCTGGTCTTCATCGCTGGTATGATTGGCTGGAACCCACAGGGGGTCTTCGAGACCGACGACTTTGTGGGCCAGACCCGCCAGGCCCTGCAAAATATCCTCGAGACCCTCGCTCAAGCGGGCGGAAGACCCGAGCACCTGGTTCGCCTGACCTGGTTCATCACCAGCAAACAGGAGTACCTGGCCTCGCTGGACGCACTGGGGGCCGCCTACCGCGAGGTGATGGGGCGGCACTATCCCACCATGTCGGTAGTAGAGGTGCGGGCCCTGATGGAAGACCAGGCCAAGGTGGAGATCGAGGCCACCGCCGTGATTCCCGACTGA
- a CDS encoding branched-chain amino acid ABC transporter permease — protein MLNGVQFGLMLFLLAAGLTLVFGIMDMINLAHGSLYMIGAYLTATFVGLTGVFWLGVLLAVVGTALIGMLLEFSILRQLYRRDHLSQVLATFALILIINEVVRIIWGSQPLLLSAPEGLSGPIEILPGLNYSAFRLTIIGVGLVVAVGLFLLVNNTRVGMWLRAGASNREMAQAMGVPIKPLFTLLFGVGAALCAIAGAFLGPILAVQVGMGESILILAFVVIVIGGIGSIKGALVGALLVGIVDTAGRAFLPLLLSQVASPEVASNLGPALASILIYLLMAVVLFFKPQGLFPART, from the coding sequence ATGCTAAACGGTGTCCAGTTTGGCCTGATGCTCTTCTTGTTGGCCGCCGGTCTGACCCTGGTGTTCGGCATCATGGACATGATCAACCTGGCCCACGGCTCGCTCTACATGATTGGGGCCTACCTGACCGCGACCTTCGTGGGCCTCACCGGGGTGTTCTGGCTGGGGGTCTTGCTGGCCGTGGTCGGGACGGCACTTATCGGGATGCTCCTGGAGTTCTCTATCCTGCGCCAGCTCTACAGGCGAGACCACCTGTCGCAGGTGCTGGCCACCTTTGCCCTGATTCTGATCATCAACGAAGTGGTACGCATCATCTGGGGTTCACAACCCCTGCTGCTTTCGGCCCCGGAGGGCTTGTCGGGCCCCATCGAAATACTGCCCGGCCTCAACTACTCGGCCTTCCGGCTCACCATCATTGGGGTGGGCCTGGTGGTCGCAGTGGGCCTGTTTTTACTGGTCAATAACACCCGGGTCGGCATGTGGCTCCGGGCCGGGGCCTCCAACCGCGAGATGGCCCAGGCCATGGGCGTGCCCATCAAGCCCCTGTTCACCCTCCTGTTTGGGGTAGGAGCAGCCTTGTGTGCCATCGCCGGGGCTTTCCTGGGGCCCATCCTGGCCGTGCAGGTGGGCATGGGCGAGAGCATCCTGATTCTGGCTTTTGTGGTGATCGTGATTGGGGGTATTGGCTCCATCAAGGGAGCGCTGGTGGGCGCACTGCTGGTAGGCATTGTGGACACCGCCGGAAGGGCCTTTTTACCCCTTTTGCTGAGCCAGGTGGCCTCGCCCGAGGTGGCCTCGAACCTGGGCCCAGCCCTGGCCTCCATCCTGATTTACTTGCTGATGGCCGTGGTGCTCTTCTTCAAACCGCAGGGGCTTTTCCCGGCCCGTACCTAG
- the kynA gene encoding tryptophan 2,3-dioxygenase, which produces MNTPRDETYTQAHTDFSQDLSYGDYLMLDQVLSAQRTLTPAHDEMLFIVIHQVQELWMKLIIRELTSAMSLLKQGIVDPALKMLARVCRAQEQMAASWEVLKTMTPSDYLQFRSSFGRASGFQSHQYRLIEFLFGNKQPFMMRPHQHRPEHHRLLEQALQAPSLYDISLHLVAARGLEIPQTVLQRDFSQPYIPNERVRTAWLEVYRQPERHWDLYYLAEKLVDVEDNFRRWRFNHLTTVERIIGHKQGTGGTAGVPYLKRALDIVLFPELWQVRTDQ; this is translated from the coding sequence ATGAACACCCCCAGGGACGAAACCTACACCCAGGCCCACACCGACTTCAGTCAGGATCTGTCGTATGGTGACTACCTGATGCTCGATCAGGTACTCTCGGCCCAGCGCACCCTCACCCCGGCTCACGACGAGATGCTTTTTATCGTGATCCACCAGGTGCAGGAGTTGTGGATGAAACTTATTATCCGTGAGCTCACCAGTGCGATGAGCCTGCTGAAGCAAGGTATCGTGGATCCGGCGCTCAAGATGCTGGCCCGCGTCTGCCGCGCCCAGGAGCAGATGGCGGCCAGTTGGGAGGTGCTTAAAACCATGACCCCTTCCGACTATCTGCAGTTTCGTTCGTCCTTCGGGCGGGCCTCCGGGTTTCAATCGCACCAGTACCGGCTGATCGAGTTCCTGTTCGGCAACAAACAGCCCTTTATGATGCGCCCGCACCAGCACCGGCCCGAACACCACCGGCTGCTGGAGCAAGCCTTGCAGGCCCCCAGCCTCTACGACATCTCCTTGCATTTGGTCGCGGCCAGAGGACTGGAGATTCCCCAAACTGTGCTGCAGCGGGATTTTTCCCAACCCTATATCCCCAACGAAAGGGTACGGACAGCCTGGCTCGAGGTCTACCGTCAGCCTGAGCGGCACTGGGATCTGTACTACCTGGCCGAGAAGCTCGTAGACGTGGAGGACAACTTCCGCCGCTGGCGCTTCAACCACCTGACCACCGTAGAGCGCATCATCGGGCATAAGCAAGGCACCGGCGGAACGGCGGGCGTGCCCTATCTGAAGCGGGCTCTGGACATCGTGCTGTTTCCCGAGCTGTGGCAGGTTCGCACCGATCAATAG